One region of Paenibacillus polymyxa M1 genomic DNA includes:
- a CDS encoding homocysteine synthase, producing MSEERKLSFETLAVHAGQEIDPTTFSRAVPLYQTTSYGFRDAEHAADLFSLKEFGNIYTRLMNPTTDVFEQRIAALEGGAGALATASGMAAISFSILNIAGAGDEIVSASSLYGGTYNLFSTTLPKLGIKVHFVDSDDPENFRHAITDKTKAIFAETIGNPQGNVLDVEAVSAIAHEYGIPLIVDNTFPSPYLLRPIEYGADIVVHSATKFIGGHGTSIGGVIVDSGKFDWKASGRFPGLTGPDPSYHGVVYTEAVGPIAYIIKARVQLLRDLGAAISPFNSWLLLQGLETLHLRLERHSQNALKVAQYLESHKDVEWVSYAGLPSHPSYELAQKYLPKGQGAILTFGIKGGSQAGSKLIANVKLFSHLANVGDSKSLIIHPASTTHQQLNAEEQVAAGVKPELLRLSVGTEAIDDILYDLEQAITASQQ from the coding sequence ATGTCAGAAGAACGCAAGCTGTCATTCGAAACCCTCGCTGTCCATGCCGGACAAGAGATTGATCCTACTACCTTTTCCCGCGCCGTTCCGTTGTACCAAACCACTTCATATGGATTTCGGGATGCCGAGCATGCGGCTGATTTGTTCTCGCTGAAAGAATTCGGTAACATTTATACGCGTCTGATGAATCCAACTACGGATGTGTTCGAGCAACGGATCGCCGCACTGGAAGGCGGGGCTGGTGCGTTGGCCACAGCTTCGGGAATGGCGGCGATTTCCTTCTCCATTCTGAACATTGCGGGAGCTGGAGATGAAATTGTATCAGCCTCCAGCCTGTATGGCGGTACATATAATCTGTTTTCTACCACACTGCCTAAATTGGGTATTAAGGTGCATTTTGTCGATTCGGATGATCCGGAGAATTTCCGTCATGCCATTACGGATAAAACGAAGGCCATATTTGCCGAAACGATTGGCAATCCACAGGGCAATGTGCTGGATGTGGAAGCAGTATCTGCGATTGCGCACGAATATGGTATTCCGCTGATTGTGGATAACACGTTCCCGAGCCCTTATTTATTGCGTCCTATCGAATATGGAGCGGACATTGTTGTGCATTCGGCAACGAAGTTCATTGGCGGACACGGTACGTCTATTGGCGGAGTGATTGTGGACAGCGGCAAGTTTGACTGGAAAGCGAGTGGCCGTTTTCCAGGACTGACTGGGCCGGACCCGAGCTACCATGGGGTTGTATACACCGAGGCGGTGGGACCTATTGCGTACATTATCAAGGCACGGGTGCAATTGCTGCGTGACTTGGGAGCAGCCATTTCTCCGTTCAATTCATGGCTGCTGCTTCAAGGCTTGGAAACATTGCATCTGCGGCTGGAAAGACATAGTCAGAATGCCCTGAAGGTAGCGCAATATCTCGAAAGTCACAAGGATGTGGAGTGGGTCAGCTATGCCGGATTGCCGAGCCATCCATCCTACGAGTTAGCCCAAAAATATTTGCCAAAAGGACAAGGGGCAATTCTGACCTTTGGTATCAAAGGCGGGAGCCAGGCGGGAAGCAAGCTGATTGCGAATGTAAAGCTGTTTTCTCATCTGGCGAATGTGGGCGATTCCAAGTCTTTGATTATTCATCCGGCAAGCACGACTCACCAGCAACTGAATGCAGAGGAACAGGTGGCTGCCGGAGTCAAACCGGAGCTGTTACGTTTATCTGTTGGGACCGAAGCGATAGACGATATTTTGTATGATCTGGAGCAGGCAATCACGGCCAGTCAACAATAA
- a CDS encoding CoA-disulfide reductase: protein MGRKIIIIGGVAGGASAAARLRRWSEEDEIILFERGEHVSFANCGLPYYIGGTIQAREKLFLQTPQGIRDRFNIDVRVQKEVIQIDREHKLVHYRDMITGETDEQPYDIVVLSPGAKPMIPDIPGLHEATNVFTLRNIHDTDLIKAYVDERHPKHATVIGAGFVGLEMAENLRERGLAVTIMDKGQQLLNPLDPEMAKLVEQHVKLNGVEVRLEEGVAAFEEQGTQLRLTSGEMLQTDLVILAIGVVPENELAKQCGLELGFRGAIQVNAQLQTSDPSIYAVGDAIQVKDRNHGFATMVSLAWGANRQGRLAADHINGQAISYDGALGTSVIKTFALTAASTGNNEKTLQRLAVPYQAIHIHPGSHAGYYPGASPISMKLLFHPETGMIYGAQAVGADGADKRIDVIATAIRGHLNVRELADIELAYAPPYSSAKDPVNMAGYVASNIMDGLVQTIQWHEVDDFHRNGGLVIDVRDAVELQGGTIPGSMHIPLVEIRERMSEIPRDLEIAVSCQVGLRGYLAARILTQSGYRVRNVDGGYKTYSVMAKRDHLLK, encoded by the coding sequence TTGGGTAGGAAAATAATTATTATTGGCGGGGTAGCAGGTGGAGCTTCTGCTGCGGCAAGATTGCGTAGATGGAGTGAGGAAGACGAGATTATTCTATTTGAACGCGGTGAGCATGTTTCTTTTGCAAACTGTGGCCTTCCCTACTATATTGGGGGGACAATCCAGGCGCGGGAGAAGCTGTTTCTCCAGACGCCTCAAGGCATTAGAGACCGTTTTAATATAGATGTACGGGTACAAAAAGAAGTAATACAAATAGACCGCGAGCATAAGCTTGTCCATTACCGCGATATGATCACAGGAGAGACGGATGAGCAGCCATACGATATTGTGGTATTATCGCCGGGAGCCAAACCGATGATACCGGATATTCCCGGATTACATGAAGCTACAAATGTATTTACGTTAAGAAACATTCATGACACCGACCTTATTAAGGCATATGTAGATGAAAGGCATCCCAAGCATGCCACGGTAATCGGGGCCGGATTTGTTGGGCTGGAGATGGCTGAAAATTTGCGGGAGCGTGGACTTGCAGTAACCATCATGGATAAGGGACAACAATTGTTGAATCCGCTTGACCCCGAAATGGCTAAACTGGTGGAACAGCATGTGAAGCTGAACGGGGTGGAGGTGCGTTTAGAGGAAGGAGTCGCAGCTTTTGAAGAACAGGGTACACAGCTCCGTTTGACTTCCGGGGAGATGCTTCAGACGGACCTGGTTATTCTGGCGATTGGTGTTGTGCCTGAAAATGAGCTGGCCAAGCAATGCGGATTGGAACTAGGTTTTCGCGGTGCCATTCAGGTGAATGCTCAGCTGCAAACCAGTGATCCGTCCATTTATGCGGTAGGGGATGCCATCCAGGTCAAAGACCGCAATCATGGGTTTGCAACGATGGTATCGCTGGCCTGGGGAGCCAATCGGCAGGGGCGTTTGGCCGCAGATCATATTAATGGTCAGGCGATTTCCTATGATGGTGCGCTCGGAACATCCGTAATTAAGACCTTTGCATTGACCGCAGCTTCTACAGGCAACAATGAAAAAACATTGCAGCGACTGGCTGTTCCTTATCAGGCTATTCATATTCATCCCGGTTCACATGCCGGTTATTATCCTGGCGCGTCACCCATTTCGATGAAGCTGCTCTTTCATCCGGAGACTGGGATGATCTACGGGGCGCAGGCTGTTGGGGCTGATGGCGCGGACAAAAGGATTGATGTTATTGCGACGGCGATTCGCGGCCATTTGAATGTCCGTGAATTGGCAGATATCGAACTTGCTTATGCACCTCCTTATTCTTCAGCTAAAGATCCTGTGAATATGGCGGGATACGTAGCTTCGAATATTATGGATGGGCTGGTTCAGACGATACAATGGCATGAAGTTGACGATTTCCACCGCAATGGTGGTCTTGTAATTGATGTCCGGGATGCGGTGGAGCTACAGGGAGGAACCATTCCAGGTTCCATGCATATTCCTCTGGTCGAGATCAGAGAGCGGATGTCGGAAATTCCTCGTGATCTGGAGATCGCGGTATCCTGCCAAGTCGGGCTGCGCGGCTATCTAGCGGCCAGAATTCTGACCCAATCGGGCTATCGGGTAAGGAACGTTGATGGTGGCTACAAAACATATTCGGTTATGGCTAAACGTGATCATCTTTTAAAATAG
- a CDS encoding VOC family protein, whose translation MRSASPFVIVNDVQQSIDYYQSVLGGKIKVLNKQEGKLLHAELHLGSSHIHFSDSYGKPLKAQHVQIILDCESEDELKQAYYSLSEKGTITVELQDTFFGALHGEVTDHLNQIGWVMNYFKR comes from the coding sequence ATGAGAAGTGCAAGTCCTTTTGTCATTGTAAACGATGTGCAGCAATCGATTGACTACTACCAATCTGTTCTAGGCGGGAAAATCAAAGTACTGAACAAGCAAGAAGGCAAGCTCTTACATGCCGAACTGCACCTAGGTAGCAGTCATATCCATTTCTCCGATTCCTACGGTAAACCGCTGAAAGCACAGCATGTCCAAATCATTCTCGACTGTGAGAGTGAGGATGAGCTTAAACAGGCTTACTATTCACTATCAGAAAAGGGTACCATCACTGTAGAGCTACAAGATACCTTCTTTGGTGCGCTGCACGGCGAAGTAACGGATCATCTTAATCAGATTGGATGGGTGATGAACTATTTTAAAAGATGA
- a CDS encoding MarR family winged helix-turn-helix transcriptional regulator, producing the protein MTASRKDKKTSQNNSPSVCTCINLRRASMAVTGLYDQYLAPSGLNISQFSLLKHLTVLGPVSVSELALEMRLDRTTLVRNLKALEQSGYVEDTSAEGSRNRCLTLTESGKALYNDAAELWEEAQLFLQESLGSADLQILTTLLSKIEKLRL; encoded by the coding sequence ATGACTGCCTCAAGGAAAGACAAAAAAACATCACAGAATAACTCGCCCTCAGTCTGCACATGCATTAATCTGCGTCGTGCCTCGATGGCTGTAACAGGGCTGTATGACCAGTATCTGGCTCCAAGTGGACTCAATATCAGCCAGTTTTCGCTGCTCAAGCATTTAACGGTACTGGGACCGGTAAGTGTAAGCGAATTAGCATTGGAGATGCGACTCGACCGAACCACGCTTGTGCGCAATTTGAAGGCACTGGAACAAAGCGGGTATGTGGAGGATACATCCGCCGAGGGAAGCCGGAACCGCTGCCTTACCCTGACGGAGAGTGGAAAAGCACTATATAACGATGCAGCAGAGCTCTGGGAGGAGGCGCAGTTATTTTTACAGGAGTCACTGGGAAGTGCCGATTTGCAGATATTGACCACACTGTTATCTAAAATTGAAAAATTGCGACTGTGA
- a CDS encoding (Fe-S)-binding protein, protein MVTPVPDMKELIAAEMKAYVSEDKGNFCEELQSPYYEEPIIQFAEANDPLFEQYKTVVGSDHATPQEAFERTFGTGSFGGGTVVSVVLPISETIRKANRAQKARASREWALLRTFGDEYFVRSARQHLAGYLIGLGYRAVAPLDTDWYSIHGAVGGPVSNWSERHIAYAAGLGTFSINDGFITEKGIAIRLLSVVTDLQVPPDVRVSSNLSHTGNCLLCSKGICGVCITRCPVQAISKEGGHDKIACMKFVYGEESRKWAVLNGGEAKSGAGCGLCQTKVPCESRNPMRTAR, encoded by the coding sequence ATGGTAACGCCCGTACCGGACATGAAAGAACTTATCGCAGCCGAGATGAAAGCCTATGTGAGTGAAGACAAGGGCAATTTCTGCGAAGAATTACAGAGCCCGTACTACGAGGAACCGATTATTCAATTTGCAGAGGCCAATGATCCTTTGTTTGAGCAGTATAAAACAGTGGTGGGCTCCGACCATGCTACGCCGCAGGAAGCCTTCGAACGGACCTTCGGCACAGGAAGTTTTGGTGGAGGCACCGTTGTCAGTGTTGTGCTGCCGATCAGTGAGACGATCCGCAAGGCCAATCGTGCGCAAAAAGCAAGAGCCTCCAGAGAGTGGGCGCTGCTACGGACCTTTGGCGATGAATATTTTGTGCGTTCGGCAAGGCAGCATTTGGCGGGATATCTGATCGGGCTTGGTTACCGAGCTGTGGCGCCGCTGGATACGGATTGGTACAGCATCCACGGTGCCGTAGGGGGTCCGGTCTCTAACTGGTCGGAACGGCATATCGCGTATGCAGCCGGTCTTGGCACCTTCAGTATCAACGATGGCTTTATCACCGAGAAAGGAATTGCCATCCGTCTGCTGTCTGTAGTAACGGATCTGCAGGTGCCGCCTGATGTCAGAGTGTCCTCGAACCTGAGCCATACCGGAAACTGCCTGCTGTGCAGCAAAGGCATTTGCGGTGTGTGCATTACTCGCTGCCCTGTGCAGGCTATCAGCAAGGAAGGTGGTCATGACAAAATCGCCTGCATGAAATTTGTGTATGGTGAGGAATCCCGAAAGTGGGCCGTGTTAAACGGCGGTGAGGCTAAATCGGGTGCCGGCTGCGGACTTTGCCAGACCAAGGTGCCCTGCGAAAGCCGCAATCCGATGCGGACCGCTCGCTAG